One segment of Mycolicibacterium baixiangningiae DNA contains the following:
- a CDS encoding PDGLE domain-containing protein, whose protein sequence is MSGRRLFWVAFAAVTLVVAGGLSYVASASPDGLDAATLRGCEVVETVDGESLTGDCIAQHAEEHALADSPLADYTVGGRSGTNGVAGVVGVIVTAALGAALFWLIARSRRSRR, encoded by the coding sequence ATGAGCGGCCGCCGACTCTTCTGGGTCGCCTTCGCCGCGGTCACCCTCGTCGTCGCCGGCGGTCTGTCGTATGTCGCGAGCGCCAGCCCGGACGGGTTGGACGCCGCCACGTTGCGCGGATGTGAGGTCGTCGAGACCGTCGACGGTGAGTCGCTGACCGGGGACTGCATCGCCCAGCACGCCGAGGAGCACGCGCTGGCCGACTCACCGCTGGCCGACTACACCGTCGGCGGCCGGTCCGGAACCAACGGCGTCGCGGGTGTGGTCGGCGTGATCGTGACCGCCGCCCTCGGGGCTGCGCTGTTCTGGCTCATCGCCCGTAGCCGTCGCAGCAGGAGATAG
- a CDS encoding 3-oxoacyl-ACP reductase → MTQVDLTQRMAGKVAVITGGASGIGLATAKRMKAEGARIVIGDIDPATGKSVADDLNGIFVPVDVSDQAAVDTLFDTAAETYGSVDVAFNNAGISPPEDDLIENTGIDAWQRVQDINLKSVFFCCKAALRHMVPQQKGSIINTASFVAVMGSATSQISYTASKGGVLAMSRELGVQYARQGIRVNALCPGPVNTPLLQELFAKDPERAARRLVHIPLGRFAEPDELAAAVAFLASDDSSFITGSSFLVDGGISSAYVTPL, encoded by the coding sequence ATGACCCAGGTGGACCTGACCCAGCGGATGGCCGGCAAGGTCGCCGTGATCACGGGCGGTGCCAGCGGCATCGGCCTGGCCACGGCCAAGCGGATGAAGGCCGAGGGCGCCAGGATCGTCATCGGTGACATCGACCCGGCCACCGGCAAATCCGTCGCCGACGACCTCAACGGGATCTTCGTCCCCGTCGACGTCTCGGATCAGGCGGCCGTCGACACCCTGTTCGACACCGCCGCCGAAACCTACGGTTCGGTGGACGTCGCGTTCAACAACGCCGGCATCAGCCCGCCCGAGGACGACCTCATCGAGAACACCGGCATCGACGCCTGGCAGCGGGTGCAGGACATCAACCTCAAGTCGGTGTTCTTCTGTTGCAAGGCCGCGTTGCGCCACATGGTGCCCCAGCAGAAGGGGTCGATCATCAACACCGCGTCGTTCGTCGCGGTCATGGGTTCGGCCACCTCGCAGATCTCCTACACCGCCTCCAAAGGCGGCGTGCTGGCAATGTCCCGCGAACTCGGCGTGCAGTACGCCCGCCAGGGCATCCGGGTCAACGCGCTGTGCCCCGGACCGGTGAACACCCCGCTGCTGCAGGAGCTGTTCGCCAAGGATCCGGAGCGGGCCGCTCGCCGGCTCGTGCACATCCCGCTCGGGCGCTTCGCCGAACCGGATGAACTCGCAGCGGCGGTCGCGTTCCTGGCCAGTGACGACTCGTCGTTCATCACCGGGTCGTCGTTCCTCGTCGACGGCGGCATCAGCTCGGCGTACGTGACACCGCTGTAG
- a CDS encoding ArsR/SmtB family transcription factor has protein sequence MTAVERPGDHKQVERATSALADVDTGGWTQRFDLLSDPHRLEILLCLHRAPGICVSDLAAALGRSENAVSQALRVLRQQGWVSSTRLGRAVSYRLDDDIVHDLLHWIGARHG, from the coding sequence TTGACAGCAGTGGAGCGACCCGGTGATCACAAGCAGGTCGAGCGGGCGACCTCGGCGCTGGCCGACGTCGACACCGGTGGCTGGACGCAGCGTTTCGACCTGCTGTCCGACCCGCATCGGCTGGAGATCCTGCTCTGCCTGCACCGTGCGCCCGGCATCTGCGTCAGCGATCTGGCCGCCGCCCTCGGCCGTTCGGAGAACGCGGTGTCGCAGGCGCTACGAGTGTTGCGCCAGCAGGGTTGGGTGAGTTCGACCCGCCTGGGCCGGGCGGTCAGCTACCGCCTCGACGACGACATCGTCCACGACCTCCTGCACTGGATCGGCGCCAGGCACGGCTGA
- a CDS encoding energy-coupling factor ABC transporter permease produces MTLDHVAMHMSDGIVNAPTSLLFGVIAVAALGFCVLRARAELDERAVPLAGLVAAFVFAVQMVNFPILPGVSGHLLGGALAAILVGPYTGALCIALVLTVQSLLFADGGVTALGTNITNMAVIGVAAGYGTAALLFAIIRRRGTVTVTVIGAIAFVAALVGTVCAAMGFVLEYAMGGAAPASLGAVLAYMGGTHALIGVGEGAITAITVVAVARVRPDLVYLLRRARETVPA; encoded by the coding sequence GTGACCCTCGACCACGTCGCCATGCATATGAGCGACGGCATCGTCAACGCGCCCACGTCGCTGCTGTTCGGTGTCATTGCTGTTGCGGCCCTTGGGTTCTGCGTTCTGCGTGCGAGGGCCGAGCTCGACGAACGCGCGGTTCCGCTGGCCGGGCTGGTTGCGGCGTTCGTGTTCGCCGTGCAGATGGTCAACTTCCCGATCCTGCCCGGGGTCAGCGGCCATCTCCTCGGCGGAGCGTTGGCGGCGATCCTCGTCGGCCCCTACACCGGTGCCCTGTGCATTGCGCTGGTGCTCACGGTGCAGTCGTTGTTGTTCGCCGACGGCGGTGTCACCGCACTCGGCACGAACATCACGAACATGGCGGTGATCGGCGTCGCCGCCGGGTACGGCACCGCCGCGTTGCTGTTCGCGATCATCCGCCGCAGGGGCACTGTGACGGTGACGGTGATCGGTGCGATCGCGTTCGTCGCCGCGCTCGTCGGCACCGTCTGTGCGGCAATGGGTTTCGTGCTCGAGTATGCGATGGGCGGCGCGGCGCCGGCATCGCTGGGCGCCGTCCTCGCCTACATGGGCGGTACGCACGCCCTGATCGGGGTGGGGGAGGGCGCCATCACCGCCATCACGGTGGTGGCCGTCGCACGGGTCCGCCCCGACCTGGTCTACCTGCTGCGTCGCGCGCGCGAGACGGTGCCGGCATGA
- a CDS encoding gamma-glutamyl-gamma-aminobutyrate hydrolase family protein, producing the protein MSGSDLSRRPVLGMTTYLQQAQTGVWDVNASFLPAIYFQGVNLAGGVVVLLPPQPVDSGAAARVLDGLDGLIITGGKDVDPARYGQDPHPTTDEPDRTRDAWEFALLDEALRRSVPVLGICRGAQVLNVALGGTLIQHLPDVIGHTHHQKGAAEFGTSAVWTEPGTRLAELIGESSDAQCYHHQAIDRVGDGLIVSARDDDGVIEAVELDRRSHPGHWVVAVQWHPEERLDDLRLFAAAVAAANHYAMERVRT; encoded by the coding sequence TTGAGCGGCTCTGATCTATCCCGGCGCCCCGTGCTGGGCATGACCACCTATCTGCAACAGGCGCAGACCGGCGTGTGGGACGTGAACGCCAGCTTCCTGCCCGCGATCTACTTCCAGGGGGTGAACCTCGCCGGCGGCGTCGTCGTGCTGTTGCCGCCACAACCGGTGGACTCCGGTGCGGCGGCGCGGGTACTCGACGGCCTCGACGGATTGATCATCACCGGCGGCAAGGATGTCGACCCGGCCCGTTACGGCCAGGATCCGCACCCCACCACCGACGAGCCCGACCGGACCCGCGACGCGTGGGAGTTCGCGCTGCTCGACGAGGCGCTGCGGCGCAGTGTCCCGGTCCTGGGGATCTGCCGCGGGGCACAGGTGCTCAACGTCGCGCTGGGCGGCACACTGATCCAGCATCTGCCCGACGTGATCGGCCACACCCACCACCAGAAGGGTGCCGCGGAGTTCGGCACGTCGGCGGTGTGGACCGAACCCGGCACCCGGCTGGCGGAGCTGATCGGGGAGTCCTCGGACGCCCAGTGCTACCACCACCAGGCGATCGACCGCGTCGGTGACGGCCTGATCGTCAGCGCCCGCGACGACGACGGGGTGATCGAGGCGGTCGAACTGGACCGTCGGAGCCATCCGGGCCACTGGGTCGTGGCAGTGCAATGGCATCCCGAAGAACGACTCGACGATCTGCGGTTGTTCGCCGCGGCCGTGGCGGCCGCGAATCACTATGCGATGGAAAGGGTACGAACGTGA
- a CDS encoding aldehyde dehydrogenase family protein — MTSCEVINPATEEVLRSIELVDVEGVDDAVARAKSAQRTWARLAPAERAAALRSFAAVVDAHIDELAALEVANSGHPIGSAEWEAGHVRDVLQYYAASPERLCGKQIPVAGGLDVTFNEPLGVVGVITPWNFPMTIAAWGFAPALAAGNAVVLKPAEWTPLTSIRLGELAVEAGLPEGLFCVLPGEGPVVGERFVTHPDVRKIVFTGSTEVGTRVMAGAAAQVKRVTLELGGKSANIVFDDCDLEKAAATAPYGVFDNAGQDCCARSRILVQRNVYDRFMELLEPAVKGVVVGDPTSRDTEMGPLVSKKHWESVASYVPDDAPVAFRGEAPAGRGYWFAPTVLTPQRTDRAVAEEIFGPVVTVLPFDDEADAIAFANDTPYGLSGSIWTDNVSRALRVSRALEAGNLSVNSHSSVRYTTPFGGFKQSGLGRELGPDAPLSFTETKNVFIAVTDAIGENA; from the coding sequence GTGACCTCCTGTGAGGTGATCAACCCGGCGACCGAGGAGGTGCTGCGGTCGATCGAACTCGTCGACGTCGAGGGCGTCGACGATGCGGTGGCGCGGGCGAAGTCGGCGCAGCGGACGTGGGCGCGGTTGGCGCCGGCCGAACGTGCGGCGGCGCTGCGCTCCTTCGCGGCCGTGGTCGACGCGCACATCGACGAGTTGGCCGCCCTGGAGGTCGCCAACTCCGGTCATCCGATCGGCAGCGCCGAATGGGAGGCCGGGCACGTCCGCGACGTGTTGCAGTACTACGCGGCTTCCCCGGAACGGCTGTGCGGCAAACAGATTCCCGTGGCCGGCGGGCTGGACGTGACGTTCAACGAGCCGCTCGGTGTGGTGGGTGTGATCACTCCGTGGAACTTCCCGATGACGATCGCGGCGTGGGGTTTCGCGCCGGCGCTCGCCGCGGGGAACGCGGTGGTCCTCAAACCCGCGGAGTGGACGCCGTTGACATCGATCCGGCTCGGCGAGCTCGCGGTCGAGGCGGGTCTGCCCGAGGGTCTGTTCTGCGTGCTGCCCGGTGAAGGGCCGGTGGTCGGCGAGCGGTTCGTCACCCATCCCGATGTCCGCAAGATCGTGTTCACCGGGTCGACCGAAGTGGGCACCCGGGTGATGGCCGGGGCTGCCGCACAGGTCAAGCGGGTCACGCTGGAGTTGGGCGGCAAGAGCGCCAACATCGTCTTCGACGACTGCGATCTGGAGAAGGCCGCCGCCACCGCGCCCTACGGGGTGTTCGACAACGCCGGGCAGGATTGCTGCGCGCGCAGCCGGATCCTCGTGCAGCGCAACGTCTACGACCGGTTCATGGAACTGCTCGAACCGGCCGTCAAGGGTGTGGTGGTCGGCGACCCGACATCGCGCGACACCGAGATGGGCCCGCTGGTCAGCAAGAAACACTGGGAGTCCGTCGCGTCCTACGTACCCGACGACGCACCGGTCGCCTTCCGTGGCGAGGCGCCCGCGGGTCGCGGGTACTGGTTCGCACCGACGGTGCTCACCCCGCAGCGCACCGACCGCGCCGTCGCCGAGGAGATCTTCGGACCGGTGGTGACGGTGCTGCCGTTCGACGACGAGGCGGACGCGATCGCCTTCGCCAACGACACCCCGTACGGACTGTCCGGTTCCATCTGGACCGACAACGTGTCGCGCGCGCTGCGCGTCTCGCGGGCATTGGAAGCCGGGAACCTGTCGGTGAATTCGCATTCCTCTGTCCGGTACACCACACCCTTCGGGGGCTTCAAGCAGTCGGGACTGGGCCGCGAACTCGGACCCGACGCCCCGCTGTCCTTCACCGAAACCAAGAACGTGTTCATAGCAGTCACAGATGCGATCGGAGAGAATGCATGA
- a CDS encoding FadR/GntR family transcriptional regulator — protein sequence MVPAPEPQPAGERPAAEPAAEVLLRPVRLGNAFEDTVGRLLETIRLGMLGPGESLPPERELAARLGVSRDTVREAIKSLADAGYLVSRRGRYGGTFLADELPRHPREDRGLSGDEIDDALRLREILEVGAARMAAGRTLTAAQREELWTRLSDVRGAAPDDYRRLDSRLHLAIAEVAGSASLVPLVAENRMRLNAMLDQIPLLKTNIAHSDEQHHHIVIAILAGDADAAESAMRAHVAGSAALLHGFLD from the coding sequence ATGGTCCCCGCACCGGAACCTCAGCCCGCCGGCGAACGCCCCGCCGCGGAGCCGGCGGCTGAGGTCCTGCTGCGCCCGGTGCGGCTCGGCAACGCGTTCGAGGACACCGTCGGCCGGTTGTTGGAGACGATCCGGCTGGGCATGCTCGGCCCGGGTGAGTCGCTGCCGCCGGAGCGCGAACTGGCCGCACGTCTCGGGGTCAGCCGCGACACGGTGCGGGAGGCCATCAAATCCCTGGCAGACGCCGGATACCTGGTGTCGCGCCGCGGTCGCTACGGCGGCACCTTCCTCGCCGACGAACTGCCCCGGCACCCGCGCGAGGACCGTGGGCTGTCCGGCGACGAGATCGACGATGCGTTGCGGTTGCGCGAGATCCTCGAGGTCGGCGCCGCCCGGATGGCGGCCGGCCGCACGCTGACCGCGGCGCAGCGCGAGGAGTTGTGGACCCGGCTGTCCGACGTCCGCGGCGCCGCGCCCGACGACTACCGCAGGCTCGACTCCCGGTTGCACCTGGCCATCGCCGAGGTGGCGGGGTCAGCGTCGCTGGTCCCGCTGGTTGCCGAGAACCGGATGCGACTCAACGCCATGCTCGACCAGATCCCGCTGTTGAAGACCAACATCGCCCACTCCGACGAGCAGCACCACCACATCGTCATCGCCATCCTGGCCGGGGACGCCGATGCGGCGGAGTCGGCGATGCGGGCCCATGTCGCCGGGTCGGCCGCGCTGCTGCACGGCTTCCTGGACTGA